A single region of the Linepithema humile isolate Giens D197 unplaced genomic scaffold, Lhum_UNIL_v1.0 unplaced_2, whole genome shotgun sequence genome encodes:
- the LOC137001856 gene encoding uncharacterized protein, whose product MLFETRKELKKRSFLKEIDKDSCQLTSSENINDLEMDIEDSRSEIINPLENVDDNINPLENADDSINPLENVDDNIENLKDNDIEIEQFEATDTQLYGKNFEAKMVHLKDNFYCRNIIYYAAIGNSHRSSQIARRLLTGVFKKETLINCTLTGQTPRSQGKDRQNLKISYLHPFAIKAIVDFSIEYGAKHGWIIQTKKDLHRAITQRIGEIKREARNNE is encoded by the exons atgctttttgaaACTAgaaaagagttaaaaaaaagatctt TTTTAAAGGAGATTGATAAAGATTCCTGTCAATTAACTTCGTCAGAGAACATTAATGATCTTGAAATGGATATAGAAGACTCACGATCCGAAATCATAAATCCTTTAGAGAATGttgatgataatataaatcCTTTGGAGAATGCTGATGATAGTATAAATCCTTTAGAGAATGTTGatgataatatagaaaatcttAAGGATAATGATATTGAAATAGAACAATTTGAAGCTACAGATACTCAGTTATATGGAAAAAACTTCGAGGCTAAG ATGGTACACTTAAAGGATAATTTCtattgtagaaatataatatattatgcagcAATAGGGAATTCTCATAGATCATCGCAGATAGCTAGAAGACTTTTAACGGGAGTGTTTAAAAaggaaacattaattaattgtactcTGACTGGACAAACTCCTAGATCACAAGGAAAAGACCGACAAAATCTTAAAATCTCATATTTACATCCTTTTGCAATTAAAGCAATAGTtg atttttctatTGAGTACGGGGCCAAACATGGTTGGAtcatacaaacaaaaaaagatttacatCGAGCTATAACACAAAGGAttggagaaataaaaagagaagcaAGAAATAATGAGTAA